TGCATCGCCAGAAGACATGTGCGTTAAATCACCTGCTAGCCCCCTGGGAACACGACGGAACACGGCCAGGCCCCGCTTCAGGGCCCATCTGACTCAGCCCAGATTGGACTGAAAATGGAAATTCCCTTGAAAAATGAATTGCGAAGGACATCCTCACTTTTTTTTAATACGGTGCAGACGCAGGCGTTCATGCCTATACATATATATACTCATCCCTATAAACGCACGCACGTATACCCAACCTTTATGAGCACCCCCGAGTGACTGAGTTGACGCATCAATTTAAGATTGACGAAGCCGCCACACACGCCTTTGTAATCGACGGGAACATCTCCTCCTATCAAACACACATCACCGAAAGACCTGAAATAAATTCAAAAAACTGCGAGCACCGGTGTCAAATCTAGGACTTGAACCTTGATTGGCTAGGATACCACTGTCCTACTTATCATCCAATCACATGTTGGTTCGCCATCCTCACCTTGTCTGATGGCGATCAATGATGAAATGGAACATCGTATGTGTGTCACTTGTCACAACAAGCGAACTTTAGTGAGATTTATTCTCATGTGCAAAAGAAATGAGTGAGTTTGTTTGGGCTTTTTCGTAGATTCATTTTTTCAAAACAGTATCATATGTCTTAAACCGTGCGTTTAAATAATGTTTTCACAGTCACATTCCTTACGTTGAGATCTTCGAAATTAGATCACATTAATCTAACATTTTTATGTGAAATTATGCTTTCGAAGTGAACTAACATGTTCTTCCAAATTGTACTAACCAGTGCTCCCAAATGAAACTAAATTGTCCTTCCGCGAGGAAGGAAGCACGATTTTTTTAGGGAAAATGTTCTATATGTGTTTTAAAAAAGTTTCGTGCGTACTAAAAATATTCAACGCATATTATAAATAGTTCAATTGGCATAGATAACCATATTATGTTAAAAATAGTTCATCGTACATTAAATAAGTTCATTGTATATAGAAAAAAATCTATGGCAGATTTTAGAAAATTGTGTAGTGagtaattaaaaaaatgttcagagTGTACTGAAGAAATGTTTGTAGTATATAGGAAACCAAAAGAAGAATAACCATAACAACAAAATGAAAAACTAGGAGGATAGGATTTCTTTCCAAGCAGGAGGAATGGGTGTGTTTGTCTTGTGGTGTTTTTAGATTCATCTTTTCAAAACGAACTATATCGTGAATTGTGCATCCAAATTATAAACCATTTGCACCATTACATTTGTTATGTCGAGATCTTCAAACTAGATACATTTCTTACATTTTGGACCTCCGGCCCAATAAActcgaatggagggagtacttagtAACATATTAAGGGATTAGAAATGAAAAAAATTCAATTTAGATTAGGAATCTTATATTTGTATTGTTTCCCCTTAaaggaaaaatgaaaaaaatgaagaatataatttttttaagaaataatGAATAAGTGCCATTGTTATTACCCTCAAACAAGAAAGAAAATATAATAAAGGAAAACAAATTGTGACAAAACTTGCACATGTTTACACAGAAAATATGTTTTTTACAATGTCTATGAATATGCATATGATAGCGGATTTTCACAGCAAATAATTTTTCTACTCTCTTCGTTCCATAATGTATTGCATCCAGATTTCTGAAACCtcacaaactttgaccaagtgtGTTGTGAAAAACATTTACATATAGAATGCCAAAcatatatcattagattcatcatctGATTTAATTTCATATTTGATActtttggtattgtagatataaatagttTTCTCTATAAATTGGCCAAAGTTTGTAAAGTTTGACTTTCCAAAAAAAAaactatatgcactacattatggaataGAGGGAGTAATGAGGAATGAAATTTTGCATTTCTATTACCATTAAAAagtaaggaaataaaataaaaactaaaaaTTAAAATATTGATGTTTTCTAAGAAATAATAAATTTGTGGTATTGCTATTATCCTTTAAGAAGAAATAGAATGAAAAAAATAATGATCAATTTTGTAGACAATCTACATAAAAATTGCGCTCTATTTAATATGCAAGTATAAGAATATAATACTGGAATTTTTGCAAAATAAAGTAGTTTGCTAAGAAAGAATGAATTAATGGCACTGGTATTGCAAAAATAATGATGTTTCCTAAAGAAGAATGAATTAATagcattggtattaccctttaacaataaagaaactaaaaaaatcaaaaacaaaCAATGACAAAATTCGCACACAGTTTACATTttttttataatatgcaagaataagcatataatagtGAAAAAATGTTTTAAAAGAAGAACCTAAGAACGAAAGGTGTAGTTGATATACCCTTAAATAAGGGTGGAAATGAAATAAAAAGTAGAATAGAGTTCAAGTTTCGAAGAAAGAACTAACCACTGGCTTTGGTATTACCCATCaagaaaagagaaaataaaaactactccctccgttcctaaatatttgtctttttagagatttcaaatggactgccacatacggatgtatatagacatattttagagtgtagattcactcattttgctctgtatgtagtcacttctTAAAATCTCTtgaaagataaatatttaggaacggagggagtaaaactTAATCATGTAATAaagttttttcatgaaaaaataaTTAGTTGTATTGGTATTGCCCGTTAATATAAATAAATAGATAGGCAGATAGATAATCTAATAAATGGCAATAATTGCACACAATATTCGCAATTTTTTTAATATGCAAGAATAAACATATAATTGTggattttttgcaaaaaaaaattaaGAAGGAATGAATTAGTAGTATTGATGTTACCCTTTAAAAAAGTAAAGGAAATAAAAACTAAAAATCGAAATAATGAAGTTTGTAAAAAAATAataattagtggcattggtattacctctaaaaataaataacataaaataataaataaatcAAAATAATAAATTTTCTAAGAAAGAGTTAGTGACATTGGTATCACCCTTTTAGAAGAAACGTAAAAAAATACAAGACAAACAATGAAAATTTTACGCACAATATACAAAAAGTGTGAAAAATAGGCATGTAATAGTGAATTTTCACAAAAAGAAAGTTTTCTAAGAAACAATAAATTAGTGGCATTTGTGGTACCCTTAAAGaagaaaaaaattaaataaaaacTAAAAATCAAAACAATGAAGTTTATAGGGAATAATGAATTAGTGACTTTTGTATTACCCTTCAAGAAGAAACAAAATGAAAACAAATTTAAAAGTCTTACACATAACTTTGCATTGAAATTGCCAATTTTCTGGCATCCACAGAATAATCACATAATACTTCAATTTTCACACAAATTGTATAATTTTTGTATGTACTCATTTACACTTTCCCAACATCGTAAAAATACCCACGAAAGAGAAATAGATAAAACCAACAAAAAAAATGTGAGGGAGAACTTCATTCAGTGACTCCGCGATCGCCCTCTAAGCGATCAAAATAAGGTAAAGCTTGAAGATAAAGACACATAAAAACTGAAGAAAACAAGAAAGTGAGAAATTGGAAGGCTGGGTCATCAAATGGGCTTGATAGAAGTCGCTCGTTCTCACGGGTGAAGCCCATTAAGAAATTGACTGCCCAAAACAGAAGTCAATAAAAAATTCCAGCCCAAAACAAGACACACCACTCGACGGGAAAAATGGAGTACAAATCTTGGGGCAACAATCAACGGTTAGAAAAAACGAGTCACCCAAATTCAATTTTGTGGCAATACGTTTAACTAGAGTGATTACTTATGACAACAAATGATTGGCAAACTCTTAACAACAAGCATGTTTGACGACTATACCCATGAGTTATTTCCAACCTTGCAAAATCAAGGATGATCATTTTTGCTACTTACAGATATCTATTCCACTGCAATGACGCACGGGAAGCAGAGATACGTGCACTAATGCAGGGCATGGCCCTAGCCCTATAACATCCCGAGCTTCCCGTTGTCGTGTTGTCGGATTCGTCCTTGGCCCTGTCGATTTTCAGTGGTGATTCACTACTTCAGTCTCGATATGGTCATTTAGTTTTGGAGATTAATTCCCTGAGAGAGAACCAGGAGTTTATTTCGTAAAAGCTTCATCGTAGCCAGAATAGAGTTACAGATTGTCTGGCAAGATATAGTCGTACTGAACGTAACACAACGGTGTCGCTACACAGAGGGCACCATGTACCCAAGAATTCTTGCCTCTTAATTGTAACTCTATTATATTGAAATAAAACTTTTTTTATCCCAGCAAAAAGAAAAATCAACAGGTGCCAACATAATCTGTATACGCGAAGAAACTCGCAATTACTAGAAATCCAAGCCCAGTCCAAGCATCCATCCATCCCACTGGATGGTCCAGTTCACCCCCATCCTCTCCAGCCTCACCCGTTATAAATAGCGTGGATTCCTCAGTCCTCGCACTCCCCACATTCCCCTTCTCTCAGTCTCCACCACTTCACCCTCCCCTCCAAGCATACAACACTTCAAGAAAAAGCGCAAACCCATGGAGTTCTACGATGACGAGAAGTGGAAGTTCtccaagaagagccggaacaacgGCAGCTGCAGGCGCGTCTccagcggcgggggcggcggcggcgacccgTTCCTCAAGAGGTCGGCCAGCACAAGGGACCAGGCGATCGGCCGGCGGGCGAGCGCCACCGCGGCCGCCTCGGCGAGCGGGTGCGCGGCGCCTTCGTTCTCGAGCCGGTGCGCGGGGCTGGTGAAGGAGCAGCGGGCGCGCTTCTACATCATGCGCCGCTGCGTCACCATGCTCGTCTGCTGGAAGGACTGCTCGTAGCCAtggcctcccgccgccgccgcgctcaagATCTCCCCCGCCCCCGCCCGCCGTTTCTCCCCCGGATTAGCCACAGTACAGAGGCAAGAGATCGAGGATGTCGAGTAGGCGGCTAATTGGGTGATGTATGTACAGATCAGCCTCTTACTAGGAGTCAGTCTTGTTTTTCCTTCCTTTTTTTCTCGTCCCATTTCTGGGACGGTTCTTGGAGAAACTACTACTAGTGCTTGATTAGTTAGTGATTAGCAGCAGAGTAGTTAGTGCTGCAACCTTAGAGGAGGTGGTACTGTGGGCAAGTTTTGGGATCGCCATCTGAAGGAGAGGGAGgatcttgttgttgttgttgttcagctgctgctgctgctgcagagCAGAGGCTAGCTAGGAGAAATCTGAGACAGGGCTGGGCTAGCTAGGCCTAGCTGAAATCTAGTGGATCTTCTTCTACTCCTACTATTGTACTCCTACTGCCAGTGCAAGGCTGGAAAGTTGTGACTACTGTATGATGTATAGGTAAAGAAATGAGACGCCACAGCATATACTAGTATgtgctcatcctcctcctcctcgatctTGTCATTTCTCCTGGCCACGGCCCACGGCAAGGATGCTAAGTAGAGAGTTGCAAGTGGACATAAGAGGAATCaaatggatggtgtggtggaggAAGACGAAGAAGAGAAGAGTAGTGGTGAGCAGAGGAAGAGCGTTTGCTTTGGGATCAGGGAGGGGGCAGTAAATGGGGGTGGTGACGGTGATGGCATCCTCTCCCTTGTCCTCACCCTTATGGGACTGCCATTTCCGGCGTGGCCAGCTGACGCCACTCCATTATTGCGCTCTCCCTCGCCCTCAGACTAGCCAGAGTAACTTTCAGCAGTAACATAGAATCCAACTCAGCAATTTTGCTTACGTGACActaatgaggagagaggtagctgtagtaacttagctagttactgtaacatcacatgtcccaatgcaatatgagtctatagcctaataaatgaagctcTACATGTTACCACACTTATATTACTATCCACTATGAAGGTAAtaacatagtctagggatatgtgtatgttactctccattgtggctagtctcagCTTGGAACAAACGCAAAAACAGAGTGACCCAGAGAAATACGCACACTCAGCCATGAGTGCCTCACTTGGTggtaggagtagtagctaggacGCTCTGATCTGAGGCCGGCCGGCCGATGCAGTTTTTAATTTCGTGTGCAGTCACATTGCGTCAGTGGAGTAGGCCTCGGAACCCATTGTTAATAGCAGGGGAACGGGGGGTTGGAGCGGTAGATCGATCAACATCAACGGAGGGAATCAAAGCATCAAACAGTGTGCAAGGCAGGTTTTTGCTAGCAGTACCACTAGCACATGCCGCTCCTTTCGGCTTTGCCCCTCTCGCTCGCTCACCCTGCTGCAGGTGAATCGGGCCACGCCTCTCCTGCCGATGCACGCATGCAGACGCAGTACTCCGCCGATCGATCATCATGCCCCTCTGCGCCGCACGGCGACGCCGCCATTGGCCGCGGCGCGGGAGGACGCTGTGCGCTCGTGTGGACTGGATCTCGAGGGCCGGGGTCGCCTTCGCTGTTcgtgcacgcacgcacgcacgtacgGACGACGCGCCGCACGACGACGGCCCGTGATCTCTAGCAGCTGGGGAGGCGTTTGGCGCGCACCGGGCAGCACCTGAATCT
This genomic window from Aegilops tauschii subsp. strangulata cultivar AL8/78 chromosome 4, Aet v6.0, whole genome shotgun sequence contains:
- the LOC109747524 gene encoding small polypeptide DEVIL 11, with translation MEFYDDEKWKFSKKSRNNGSCRRVSSGGGGGGDPFLKRSASTRDQAIGRRASATAAASASGCAAPSFSSRCAGLVKEQRARFYIMRRCVTMLVCWKDCS